GGGAGGAGATCACCCCCCTCCCCGAGGCGAAGCTCCTCCCGATCCGCCGGAAGGTGGGGATGCTGTTTCAGGGCTCGGCCCTCTTCGACTCCCTGACGGTGGCCGAGAACATCGCCTTTCCGCTCCGGGAGCACACCCGGATGGGGGAGGGGGAGATCCGGGACCGGGTCCGGGAGGTCCTGGAGCTGGTGGGCCTCCCCGGCGTGGAGGAGAAGGAGCCGGCCGAGCTGTCGGGGGGGATGAAGAAGCGGGTCGGGCTGGCGCGGGCCATCGCGCTCCAGCCCCGCATCATCCTATACGACGAGCCCACCACCGGCCTGGACCCCAGCAACATCGAGAAGATCACCGAGCTCATCACCAACCTCAAGGAGAAGCTGGGGGTGACTTCCGTTGTGGTCACCCACGACATGCAGAGCGCCTTCAAGGTTTCGGACCGCATCGCCATGCTCCACCAGGGGCGAATTGCGGTGGCCGGAACGGTCGCGGAGATCGAGCACTCGGACCTGAAGCTGGTGCGGGAGTTCATCTCGGGCCACCTGGAGGCCAGCTGACGCGCTGGGTCGAGAGAGGGGGGACGCGATGGCGAACC
Above is a genomic segment from Candidatus Methylomirabilis sp. containing:
- a CDS encoding ABC transporter ATP-binding protein, translating into MRTPAIRLAGVRKTFDSQAVLQGVDLEVAPGETITIIGGSGTGKSVLLRLIIGLIKPDAGQIWIDGEEITPLPEAKLLPIRRKVGMLFQGSALFDSLTVAENIAFPLREHTRMGEGEIRDRVREVLELVGLPGVEEKEPAELSGGMKKRVGLARAIALQPRIILYDEPTTGLDPSNIEKITELITNLKEKLGVTSVVVTHDMQSAFKVSDRIAMLHQGRIAVAGTVAEIEHSDLKLVREFISGHLEAS